A stretch of the Sulfurimonas sp. HSL-1656 genome encodes the following:
- a CDS encoding OsmC family protein: MKVTISHLDEMRFEAKTDRGQSFVIDCPVISPIEYFLSGLVACTTSDLIAIPKKQGKTVTNLSVEGEVVRNETPPCKFNTLHLDYRFDSDADDMTALRWVMGSIETYCSTINTVRDTTKISYSVTHNGNVLRENEEIISGQGGNIDFGEIEACPS; encoded by the coding sequence ATGAGATGCGTTTCGAAGCGAAAACGGACCGCGGGCAGAGCTTTGTCATCGACTGCCCGGTGATCTCGCCGATCGAATATTTCCTTTCCGGCCTCGTCGCCTGTACAACGAGCGACCTCATTGCCATCCCGAAAAAGCAGGGCAAGACGGTCACGAACCTCAGTGTCGAGGGCGAGGTCGTACGCAACGAAACACCGCCGTGCAAGTTCAACACCCTTCACCTCGACTACCGTTTTGACTCCGATGCCGACGATATGACGGCGCTGCGCTGGGTCATGGGCAGCATTGAGACCTACTGCTCGACGATCAACACCGTCCGTGATACGACGAAGATCAGCTACTCCGTCACGCACAACGGCAACGTACTGCGTGAAAACGAGGAGATTATCAGCGGGCAGGGCGGCAATATCGACTTCGGCGAAATCGAAGCCTGCCCTAGCTAA